From a region of the Clostridiales bacterium genome:
- a CDS encoding aldose epimerase family protein: protein MGITKSLYGNTADGREVDVFTLTNSKGAEAKIINYGGTLVSLKVPDRKGNMDDVVLGYDNLNGYLNGKKYFGALIGRYGNRIGKGTFKLNGIEYHLSKNEGKNHLHGGFEGFSKKVWTANIVKSGRNECLKLSCFSKDGEEGYPGNLNVTVTYTFADDNSLRIDYYAVSDKDTVVNLTNHSYFNLSGQPSGSILNHQVMINADKFTTVDEESIPTGELRAVKGTPLDFRNLTVVGKDIDSDYEQIKFAGGFDHNFVLNVSGKTPKKAAEVYDSASGRVLEVYTTEPGVQFYTGNYLNGKDIGKGGKAYEKRSALCLETQFYPDSPNHENFPSPVLRAGQKYRQTTIYKFSVR from the coding sequence ATGGGAATTACAAAGAGTTTATACGGAAATACAGCTGACGGTAGAGAAGTGGATGTTTTTACTCTTACTAATTCAAAGGGTGCAGAAGCTAAAATAATCAATTATGGAGGTACTCTTGTTTCACTGAAAGTTCCCGACAGAAAAGGTAATATGGATGATGTAGTGCTCGGTTATGACAATTTGAATGGATACTTAAATGGCAAAAAATATTTTGGAGCACTCATCGGGCGTTACGGAAACAGGATAGGGAAAGGAACATTCAAGCTCAACGGGATAGAATACCACCTTTCAAAAAATGAGGGGAAAAATCATTTGCATGGAGGGTTTGAAGGCTTTAGTAAAAAGGTCTGGACTGCAAACATAGTAAAATCCGGAAGGAATGAATGCTTAAAGCTTTCATGTTTCAGCAAGGATGGCGAGGAAGGATATCCGGGAAATCTGAATGTAACTGTCACATACACTTTTGCAGATGATAATTCATTAAGAATAGATTACTATGCTGTTTCAGATAAGGACACAGTGGTAAACCTCACGAACCATTCGTACTTTAATCTTTCGGGTCAGCCATCGGGCAGTATTTTAAATCATCAGGTAATGATAAATGCGGACAAGTTTACTACGGTAGATGAAGAATCCATACCTACGGGAGAATTGAGAGCTGTAAAGGGAACGCCTCTTGACTTTAGAAACCTTACTGTAGTCGGAAAGGATATAGACAGCGACTATGAGCAGATAAAATTTGCAGGCGGGTTTGATCACAACTTCGTGTTGAATGTAAGCGGAAAAACTCCCAAGAAAGCGGCAGAGGTATATGATAGCGCATCAGGAAGGGTTCTGGAAGTGTATACGACAGAACCGGGAGTGCAGTTTTACACAGGAAATTACCTGAATGGCAAGGATATCGGCAAGGGCGGCAAGGCGTATGAAAAGAGATCGGCTTTATGCCTGGAGACACAATTCTATCCCGATTCGCCAAATCATGAGAATTTTCCATCTCCTGTATTGAGAGCAGGGCAGAAATACAGGCAAACGACGATATATAAGTTTTCAGTGAGATAG
- a CDS encoding L-lactate dehydrogenase, with product MVKSKVKVAIIGTGFVGSSIAFEMAIKGLVSEMVLIDVNKAKAFGEAMDINHGLSFVGQMSIYSGDYQDCKDCDCIIITAGAGRKPGETRLDLAKKNTSIIKDITKNVIKYYNQGVILVVSNPLDIITYMFRKWSSLPASKVFGSGTVLDSSRFRYLLSQKFNMDVRNVHGYIIGEHGDSQIPVWSAVNVAGMRLGEYCSIYNNPLCNTDKDEIAKEVKEAGATIIKNKGATYYAIAMTVNRIVEAIIKNQNSILTVSSVINGLYGINDVALSMPCIINSNGIDRVLEITLDDLELKELKTSAEKIKEVLKQVEDI from the coding sequence ATGGTAAAATCAAAAGTAAAAGTTGCAATAATCGGCACAGGGTTTGTAGGATCTTCCATAGCTTTTGAGATGGCTATAAAGGGCCTTGTGTCTGAAATGGTACTAATCGACGTAAATAAGGCAAAAGCATTTGGAGAAGCAATGGATATAAATCACGGGCTTTCATTTGTGGGACAAATGTCTATTTATTCCGGAGATTATCAGGATTGTAAAGACTGCGATTGTATAATAATCACTGCAGGAGCAGGCAGAAAACCCGGAGAGACGCGTCTTGACTTGGCTAAAAAGAACACTTCTATAATTAAAGACATAACGAAAAACGTAATAAAATATTACAATCAGGGAGTAATATTAGTCGTTTCCAATCCGCTTGATATCATAACTTACATGTTTAGAAAGTGGTCTTCACTTCCAGCATCTAAAGTATTCGGTTCGGGCACTGTGCTTGACAGTTCCAGATTCAGATATCTACTTAGTCAAAAATTTAACATGGATGTAAGAAATGTCCACGGCTATATAATCGGAGAGCATGGAGATAGTCAGATCCCTGTATGGAGCGCTGTAAATGTTGCCGGAATGAGATTGGGCGAATATTGCAGCATATATAATAATCCGCTGTGCAATACGGATAAGGATGAGATTGCCAAGGAAGTAAAAGAGGCGGGAGCAACTATAATAAAGAATAAAGGTGCTACTTATTATGCAATTGCTATGACTGTAAACAGGATCGTCGAGGCTATTATTAAAAATCAGAACTCTATTTTGACGGTAAGCAGTGTAATAAACGGTTTATACGGTATCAATGATGTGGCTTTGAGCATGCCCTGCATCATCAACTCAAATGGTATAGACAGGGTTCTTGAGATAACATTAGACGATCTTGAATTAAAAGAACTGAAAACTTCTGCAGAAAAGATTAAAGAAGTACTAAAACAAGTGGAAGATATATAG
- a CDS encoding malic enzyme-like NAD(P)-binding protein: MDLKEKALKLHSEWKGKIEIVSRAPVATREDLSMAYTPGVAEPCMEIHNDVEKAYEYTRKWNLVAVVTDGTAVLGLGDIGPEAGMPVMEGKAVLFKTFGNVDAIPICLATKNVDEIVNTVKMISPTFGGINLEDISAPRCFEIEERLKKELNIPVFHDDQHGTAVVTLAALINALKIVKKDIRDIKVVMNGTGAAGIAIVKLLIKRGLKNAIMCDRQGAIYEGREKLNPAKEQIAKVTNRNFEKGKLKDVIKGADVFIGVSAPNTVDEEMVRSMNKDAIIFAMANPVPEIMPDKAKAAGARVVGTGRSDFANQINNVLAFPGIFRGALDVRAREINDEMKIAAAEAIASLVGENELGEDNIIPQPFDKRVSKLVAERVAEAARKTGVARI; the protein is encoded by the coding sequence ATGGATTTAAAAGAAAAAGCACTTAAGCTCCATTCTGAATGGAAGGGTAAAATCGAGATAGTAAGCAGGGCTCCCGTCGCAACAAGAGAAGATCTTTCGATGGCTTATACGCCGGGGGTTGCTGAACCATGTATGGAAATACACAATGATGTTGAAAAGGCATATGAATATACCAGAAAGTGGAATCTGGTAGCTGTAGTAACCGATGGAACGGCGGTACTAGGTCTTGGAGATATAGGGCCGGAAGCCGGGATGCCTGTAATGGAGGGCAAGGCGGTTTTATTTAAGACATTTGGAAACGTCGATGCGATTCCTATTTGTCTTGCGACAAAAAACGTCGATGAAATAGTAAATACGGTAAAGATGATATCCCCTACATTCGGAGGAATAAACTTGGAGGATATTTCAGCGCCGAGATGCTTTGAAATAGAGGAAAGGCTTAAAAAAGAGCTCAATATACCTGTATTTCATGATGACCAGCATGGAACTGCAGTTGTCACGCTGGCAGCTCTTATAAATGCCCTCAAAATCGTAAAGAAAGACATTAGGGACATAAAAGTCGTGATGAATGGTACGGGAGCTGCTGGGATCGCTATCGTCAAATTGCTGATAAAGAGAGGGCTTAAAAATGCCATTATGTGTGACAGGCAAGGCGCTATATATGAAGGGAGAGAAAAGCTGAACCCTGCAAAGGAGCAGATCGCCAAGGTTACAAACAGAAACTTTGAAAAGGGCAAACTTAAAGATGTTATAAAAGGCGCCGATGTGTTTATAGGTGTGTCAGCGCCAAATACTGTAGATGAAGAAATGGTCAGGTCCATGAACAAAGATGCGATAATATTTGCAATGGCAAACCCCGTTCCCGAAATAATGCCTGATAAAGCCAAGGCGGCCGGAGCCCGTGTTGTTGGCACAGGAAGGTCCGATTTTGCAAATCAGATAAACAATGTGCTTGCTTTCCCGGGAATATTCAGGGGAGCTCTTGATGTGAGGGCAAGGGAAATAAATGATGAGATGAAGATCGCGGCTGCGGAAGCTATTGCATCACTTGTCGGTGAAAACGAGCTTGGTGAGGATAATATAATCCCGCAGCCTTTCGATAAAAGGGTAAGCAAGCTTGTCGCTGAAAGAGTTGCCGAGGCAGCAAGGAAAACCGGAGTTGCAAGAATTTAA
- a CDS encoding aspartate ammonia-lyase, protein MRKEHDILGEAFIDDDAYYGINTLRAVQNFNITGRPVHPELIKAMVTIKKAAALTNNYVGLLDKRIADAIIAACDEILSGKFDDQFVVDCMQGGAGTSTNMNVNEVVANRAIEILKGKKGDYSIVHPIDHVNMSQSTNDVFPTAVRIAAIKLLLPVSELFADLQSALQEKEEEFSSVLKVGRTELQDAVPVTLGQEFGAWAQAIARDRWRLYKAEERLRQVNIGGTAVGTGINAEKKYIFNMIEKLRELTGLGLARAEYMMDPTQNCDVFVEVSGLLKAAAVNLLKISNDLRLLSSGPRAGIGEIKLQSVQAGSSIMPGKVNPVIPEAVGEIAFQIMGNDLAITLAAQAGQLELNAFLPLIAKNLLEMLDLLRNGLKIFIKCIKNIHADRERCKNNLERSLAVATALTRYIGYERASKVVMKCLNTGMTVKDVLLKEKILDEKNIDKIINPSVMTRPGIPGKKY, encoded by the coding sequence ATGAGGAAAGAGCATGATATATTGGGTGAAGCATTTATTGATGATGATGCTTATTACGGCATAAATACGTTAAGGGCCGTTCAAAATTTTAATATTACAGGAAGACCTGTGCATCCTGAACTTATAAAAGCGATGGTAACAATAAAAAAAGCTGCCGCATTGACCAATAATTATGTGGGGCTTCTTGACAAAAGGATTGCGGATGCCATCATTGCGGCCTGTGATGAAATACTTTCAGGTAAGTTTGACGATCAGTTCGTAGTAGATTGCATGCAAGGTGGAGCCGGAACATCCACAAATATGAACGTAAATGAAGTCGTAGCAAATCGTGCGATCGAAATTTTGAAAGGTAAAAAAGGGGACTATTCCATAGTGCACCCCATCGATCACGTAAACATGTCCCAGTCTACGAATGATGTTTTCCCTACGGCGGTAAGAATTGCTGCCATAAAGCTGCTGCTTCCCGTAAGCGAACTTTTCGCCGATCTTCAAAGCGCCCTTCAGGAAAAGGAAGAGGAGTTTTCATCAGTGCTAAAGGTAGGCAGGACTGAGTTGCAGGATGCCGTACCGGTTACACTGGGGCAGGAATTTGGCGCATGGGCCCAGGCAATAGCAAGGGACAGATGGAGGCTTTATAAGGCTGAGGAAAGGCTGCGTCAGGTAAATATAGGAGGAACCGCCGTAGGCACGGGAATAAATGCAGAAAAGAAATATATATTCAACATGATAGAGAAACTTCGTGAGCTTACAGGTTTAGGGCTTGCAAGAGCTGAATATATGATGGATCCTACGCAGAATTGTGATGTTTTCGTAGAAGTGTCCGGACTTTTAAAGGCGGCTGCCGTCAACCTGCTTAAAATATCGAATGATTTAAGGCTTTTATCTTCCGGGCCAAGGGCGGGAATCGGCGAGATAAAGCTTCAGAGCGTTCAGGCGGGTTCATCCATAATGCCCGGCAAAGTGAATCCCGTTATACCCGAAGCAGTAGGTGAGATAGCATTTCAGATAATGGGAAACGATCTTGCTATAACCCTTGCAGCTCAGGCAGGGCAGCTTGAACTAAATGCTTTTCTTCCCTTGATTGCAAAAAATCTTCTTGAGATGTTGGACCTTTTAAGAAACGGGCTTAAGATTTTTATAAAATGCATTAAAAATATACATGCCGACAGGGAAAGGTGCAAGAACAATTTGGAAAGAAGTCTTGCCGTTGCTACTGCGCTTACAAGATACATAGGTTATGAAAGGGCGTCGAAAGTGGTCATGAAGTGCTTGAATACCGGCATGACGGTAAAGGATGTTTTGCTTAAGGAGAAAATACTTGATGAAAAAAATATAGATAAAATAATCAATCCATCCGTCATGACAAGACCGGGGATTCCCGGAAAGAAATACTAA
- the hydF gene encoding [FeFe] hydrogenase H-cluster maturation GTPase HydF produces MNNTPIGNRIHISIFGKRNTGKSTLINTLTNQEIAVVSDVAGTTTDPVYKTMELLPIGPVVITDTAGLDDEGALGTLRMKKTYEILRRTDLAVIVISAPDGLTEFETDIVRELKDRNIKAIGVINKCDLADVSSETVKNYSLKLGIPLAKISCKTKEGIEDVKKLIVKNASYDDSELSIVSDLINPGDIVVLVTPIDKAAPKGRLILPQQQTIRDIIDSDAIAVVTKEYELKETFLNLSKKPALVVTDSQAFLKVTADTPPDIPMTSFSILFARQKGDLVRMVRGLKKIESLKDGARVLIVEGCTHHRQSDDIGKVKITRWIRQITGRDISFEWASGTFFPERIKDYDMIVHCGACMLNKREMQYRIREAEMQGVAITNYGLLIAYVLGILRRALGPFPAALLALDEAGMDE; encoded by the coding sequence TTGAACAATACGCCTATTGGAAACAGGATACATATATCCATATTCGGGAAGAGAAATACAGGCAAATCCACGCTGATTAATACACTGACAAATCAGGAAATAGCGGTGGTCTCGGATGTTGCTGGTACTACGACGGATCCTGTATATAAAACCATGGAACTTCTGCCCATAGGGCCGGTTGTAATAACGGATACGGCCGGTCTGGATGATGAAGGGGCACTTGGCACGTTAAGGATGAAAAAGACATATGAGATACTCAGAAGAACGGATCTTGCAGTTATCGTCATAAGCGCACCTGACGGCTTAACAGAATTTGAAACGGATATTGTAAGGGAATTGAAGGATAGAAATATTAAAGCGATCGGCGTCATAAACAAGTGCGATCTTGCAGACGTATCATCTGAAACAGTGAAAAATTACAGCCTGAAGCTTGGCATACCACTGGCAAAAATAAGCTGCAAGACTAAAGAAGGGATCGAGGATGTTAAAAAGCTTATAGTAAAAAATGCCAGTTACGATGATTCGGAGCTTAGTATCGTAAGCGATCTCATAAATCCGGGCGATATTGTCGTGCTGGTGACGCCCATCGACAAAGCTGCGCCGAAGGGAAGGCTCATACTGCCACAGCAGCAGACCATACGCGATATTATCGATTCCGATGCGATAGCGGTTGTTACGAAGGAATATGAACTCAAGGAAACTTTTTTAAATTTAAGCAAAAAACCTGCTCTTGTCGTGACGGACTCCCAGGCTTTTTTAAAGGTAACTGCAGATACTCCGCCCGATATACCGATGACATCCTTTTCGATACTTTTTGCAAGGCAAAAGGGAGACCTTGTGAGGATGGTGAGGGGGCTTAAAAAGATAGAGAGCTTAAAAGACGGCGCAAGGGTGCTTATTGTGGAAGGATGTACGCATCACAGGCAGTCCGATGATATAGGCAAGGTAAAGATCACGAGATGGATAAGGCAGATAACAGGACGAGATATAAGCTTTGAATGGGCTTCAGGCACATTTTTTCCTGAAAGAATCAAAGATTATGATATGATAGTCCACTGCGGCGCCTGCATGTTAAACAAACGCGAGATGCAGTATAGGATAAGGGAAGCGGAAATGCAGGGTGTTGCGATAACAAATTACGGGTTGCTTATAGCCTATGTTCTGGGCATATTAAGAAGAGCGCTGGGGCCATTCCCGGCAGCGCTGCTTGCTCTTGATGAAGCGGGAATGGATGAATGA
- the hydG gene encoding [FeFe] hydrogenase H-cluster radical SAM maturase HydG, with the protein MDFLKKYEEDFKEYDSMDKDFIDDDKIWAQLDKWRNPSKADVRSVLKKAETQVRLEPEETAILIQNKDKEMIEDMYALANKLKRKVYGDRIVFFAPLYISDKCANNCKYCGYRSSNTKIQRKTLTMEEIEEEVRIMISEGQKRTVLVYGESPETSADFIAESVRHVYSVKSEHGEIRRANINCAPLSRDELKKLKKVGIGTFQVFQETYNHQTYREVHPQNTIKGNYRWRLYAQDRAQDAGIDDVAIGALFGLYDWRFEVMGLLYHTIHLEKKYNGVGPHTISFPRIEPAIDTPYVTDLKYAVSDEDFKKLVAILRLSVPYTGMILTARENPKVRSEVIPFGVSQIDAGSRIGVGGYKKGQANDIPEKEQFTLGDTRPLDDVVRETCSMDSIPSFCTACYREGRTGENFMGYAKSSFVHNFCIPNAIFTFKEYLLDYASDETKRVGNKVINDYVDRFKGQEIYSTIQDYLSRIEKGERDLHI; encoded by the coding sequence ATGGATTTTTTAAAGAAGTATGAGGAAGACTTTAAGGAATACGATTCTATGGACAAGGATTTTATCGATGATGATAAAATATGGGCGCAGCTTGACAAGTGGAGAAATCCTTCGAAAGCCGATGTGCGCTCCGTTCTAAAAAAAGCTGAAACCCAGGTCAGGCTGGAACCTGAAGAAACAGCTATATTGATACAGAATAAGGATAAGGAAATGATTGAAGATATGTACGCTCTGGCAAATAAGCTGAAAAGGAAGGTTTATGGGGACAGGATAGTCTTCTTTGCGCCACTTTATATAAGCGATAAATGCGCCAATAACTGCAAATACTGCGGCTACAGGAGCAGCAACACGAAAATACAGAGAAAGACACTGACGATGGAAGAAATCGAAGAAGAAGTCAGGATAATGATAAGTGAAGGACAGAAAAGAACCGTGCTGGTATACGGGGAGTCTCCCGAGACAAGCGCGGATTTTATAGCTGAAAGTGTCCGGCACGTATACAGTGTAAAAAGCGAACATGGAGAGATAAGAAGGGCGAACATAAACTGTGCACCTCTTTCAAGGGATGAGCTTAAAAAGCTGAAAAAGGTGGGAATAGGGACTTTTCAGGTATTCCAGGAAACTTATAACCATCAGACATATAGAGAAGTTCATCCGCAAAATACTATAAAAGGTAATTACAGATGGAGGCTTTACGCCCAGGACAGGGCACAGGATGCAGGGATCGACGATGTGGCCATAGGCGCGCTTTTCGGGCTATATGACTGGCGCTTTGAAGTCATGGGACTTTTATATCATACCATACATCTTGAAAAAAAATATAACGGCGTAGGGCCGCACACTATTTCCTTCCCGAGAATAGAGCCTGCAATAGATACGCCGTATGTGACAGATTTAAAATATGCCGTAAGTGATGAGGACTTTAAAAAGCTGGTCGCTATACTCAGGCTTTCAGTACCATATACGGGAATGATATTGACTGCAAGGGAAAATCCAAAAGTGCGCAGTGAAGTTATTCCGTTTGGAGTATCCCAGATAGATGCAGGCTCGAGAATAGGCGTAGGCGGATATAAAAAGGGCCAGGCAAATGACATTCCTGAAAAGGAACAGTTTACTCTTGGAGACACAAGGCCTCTCGACGATGTCGTAAGGGAAACGTGTTCCATGGACAGCATACCTTCATTCTGTACAGCCTGCTATAGGGAAGGCCGTACGGGTGAAAATTTCATGGGATATGCAAAATCAAGCTTTGTACACAACTTTTGCATTCCAAATGCCATATTCACATTCAAGGAATATCTGCTGGATTATGCATCGGATGAGACCAAAAGAGTCGGCAATAAAGTTATAAATGATTATGTGGATAGATTCAAGGGGCAGGAGATTTACAGCACCATACAGGATTATTTATCGAGAATCGAAAAAGGCGAAAGGGATCTCCATATATAA